In Symphalangus syndactylus isolate Jambi chromosome 15, NHGRI_mSymSyn1-v2.1_pri, whole genome shotgun sequence, the following are encoded in one genomic region:
- the GPR12 gene encoding G-protein coupled receptor 12, which yields MNEDLKVNLSGLPRDYLDAAAAENISAAVSSRVPAVEPEPELVVNPWDIVLCTSGTLISCENAIVVLIIFHNPSLRAPMFLLIGSLALADLLAGIGLIINFVFAYLLQSEATKLVTIGLIVASFSASVCSLLAITVDRYLSLYYALTYHSERTVTFTYVMLIMLWGTSICLGLLPVMGWNCLRDESTCSVVRPLTKNNAAILSVSFLFMFALMLQLYIQICKIVMRHAHQIALQHHFLATSHYVTTRKGVSTLAIILGTFAACWMPFTLYSLIADYTYPSIYTYATLLPATYNSIINPVIYAFRNQEIQKALCLICCGCIPSSLAQRARSPSDV from the coding sequence ATGAATGAAGACCTGAAGGTCAATTTAAGCGGGCTGCCTCGGGATTATTTAGATGCCGCTGCTGCGGAGAACATCTCGGCTGCTGTctcctcccgggttcctgccgtAGAGCCAGAGCCTGAGCTCGTAGTCAACCCCTGGGACATTGTCTTGTGTACCTCGGGAACCCTCATCTCCTGTGAAAATGCCATTGTGGTCCTTATCATCTTCCACAACCCCAGCCTGCGAGCGCCCATGTTCCTGCTGATAGGCAGCCTGGCTCTTGCAGACCTGCTGGCCGGCATTGGACTCATCATCAATTTTGTTTTTGCCTACCTGCTTCAGTCAGAAGCCACCAAGCTGGTCACGATCGGCCTCATTGTcgcctctttctctgcctctgtctgCAGCTTGCTGGCTATCACTGTTGACCGCTACCTCTCACTGTACTACGCTCTGACGTACCATTCGGAGAGGACGGTCACGTTTACCTATGTCATGCTCATCATGCTCTGGGGGACCTCCATCTGCCTGGGGCTGCTGCCCGTCATGGGCTGGAACTGCCTCCGAGACGAGTCCACCTGCAGCGTGGTCAGACCGCTCACCAAGAACAACGCGGCCATCCTCTCGGTGTCCTTCCTCTTCATGTTCGCGCTCATGCTTCAGCTCTACATCCAGATCTGTAAGATTGTGATGAGGCACGCCCATCAGATAGCCCTGCAGCACCACTTCCTGGCCACGTCGCACTATGTGACCACCCGGAAAGGGGTCTCCACCCTGGCTATCATCCTGGGGACCTTTGCTGCTTGCTGGATGCCTTTCACCCTCTATTCCTTGATAGCAGATTACACCTACCCCTCCATCTATACCTACGCCACCCTCCTGCCCGCCACCTACAATTCCATCATCAACCCTGTCATATATGCTTTCAGAAACCAAGAGATCCAGAAAGCGCTCTGTCTCATTTGCTGCGGCTGCATCCCGTCCAGTCTCGCCCAGAGAGCGCGCTCGCCCAGTGATGTGTAG